From Thermoleophilaceae bacterium, one genomic window encodes:
- a CDS encoding ubiquinol-cytochrome c reductase iron-sulfur subunit has translation KKRSPYTKDRGALGAFEGETITRRRFVTGGALAAGGVATAAIALPALGFALGPIFEKTEHEGWQDVGAENDFNPTGYVPRVITIDPNIGESGKTTIYVRRATDKDRSPSDKGKAPLPYVAISTRCAHLGCPVRYVQAAERFICPCHGGVYDSQGKVVGGPPVRPLDRFYTRVSNGRVQVGQRFSVNSHLERFSPRDPSNHLDGLWQYLYPSRPTT, from the coding sequence AAGAAGCGTTCGCCCTACACCAAGGACCGTGGTGCCCTGGGTGCGTTCGAAGGCGAGACCATCACCCGCCGCCGTTTCGTCACAGGCGGGGCTCTCGCCGCGGGCGGCGTGGCCACGGCGGCGATCGCGCTGCCGGCGCTCGGCTTCGCTCTCGGCCCGATCTTCGAGAAGACCGAGCACGAGGGCTGGCAGGACGTGGGCGCGGAGAACGACTTCAACCCGACCGGCTACGTCCCGCGCGTGATCACGATCGATCCGAACATCGGCGAGTCGGGCAAGACCACGATCTACGTGCGCAGGGCGACCGATAAGGACCGCAGCCCGAGCGACAAGGGCAAGGCGCCGCTGCCGTACGTCGCGATCTCCACGCGCTGCGCGCACCTCGGCTGCCCGGTGCGTTACGTGCAGGCCGCGGAGCGCTTCATCTGCCCGTGCCACGGCGGCGTGTACGACTCCCAGGGCAAGGTCGTCGGCGGCCCGCCGGTGCGCCCTCTCGACCGCTTCTACACGCGCGTCTCGAACGGACGCGTTCAGGTGGGCCAGCGCTTCTCGGTGAACTCGCACCTCGAGCGCTTCAGCCCGCGTGACCCGTCGAACCACCTCGACGGGCTCTGGCAGTACCTCTATCCCTCGAGGCCCACGACATGA
- a CDS encoding cytochrome b N-terminal domain-containing protein produces the protein MTPPLPRALRPKPARPGSKPARNGAKANGAGNGGDPKALKKARKQAQREEMKKQALEVPIAMLGWLDERTGSTPFLRAFLFRKTPQGTNWYYTLGSATMFAFVNQAVTGVVLAMYYNPSTTQAYGSVRHIINDVFLGELVRGMHKWGSTVMVILVFLHMGRTFFFGAYKYPRELNWIIGVVLLILTMAMSFTGYLLPFDQRSFWATVVGVNINASGPLLGPYLADFLRGGAEFGSTTLSRFYAIHMLVIPGLIAALIGAHLFLVAKLGTSAPPWLKAEKARELAEEEI, from the coding sequence ATGACACCTCCACTTCCCAGAGCTCTGCGGCCCAAGCCGGCTCGGCCCGGCTCGAAGCCTGCACGCAACGGCGCCAAGGCGAACGGCGCAGGCAACGGCGGCGATCCCAAGGCGCTGAAGAAGGCCCGCAAGCAGGCCCAGCGCGAGGAGATGAAGAAGCAGGCGCTCGAAGTGCCGATCGCGATGCTCGGCTGGCTCGACGAGCGCACCGGCTCCACTCCCTTCCTCCGCGCCTTCCTCTTCCGCAAGACCCCGCAGGGCACCAACTGGTACTACACGCTCGGCTCGGCCACGATGTTCGCCTTCGTGAACCAGGCCGTGACCGGCGTCGTGCTGGCGATGTACTACAACCCGTCCACCACGCAGGCCTACGGCTCTGTTCGCCACATCATCAACGACGTCTTCCTCGGCGAGTTGGTGCGCGGAATGCACAAGTGGGGCTCCACGGTGATGGTGATCCTCGTGTTCCTGCACATGGGCCGCACGTTCTTCTTCGGCGCCTACAAGTACCCGCGCGAGCTCAACTGGATCATCGGCGTCGTGCTGCTGATCCTCACGATGGCGATGTCGTTCACCGGCTACCTGCTGCCGTTCGACCAGCGGTCGTTCTGGGCCACGGTGGTGGGCGTGAACATCAACGCGTCGGGCCCGCTCCTCGGCCCGTACCTCGCGGACTTCCTGCGCGGCGGCGCCGAGTTCGGCAGCACCACGCTCAGCCGCTTCTACGCGATCCACATGCTCGTGATCCCCGGTCTGATCGCGGCGCTCATCGGCGCCCACCTCTTCCTCGTGGCCAAGCTGGGCACGAGCGCTCCGCCGTGGCTGAAGGCGGAGAAGGCACGCGAGCTCGCTGAGGAAGAGATCTAG
- a CDS encoding c-type cytochrome yields the protein MDQRQREQYLREYGIQKSKGKPFFPYAILKDGTMACITLAVIILLAVILGAEIGPKADPTTTSYDPRPEWYFFFLFELLRVIKPPAIVFIATIGIPTVCMVLLILLPFIDRNPERHPARRPIATLTGITVIALMAYLTVSGALAGAPGTITLKTPPQYTAGKLVAAESGCQGCHKIGENGNPGPGPNLTHIGARLPRNAIARTLVNPTTPMPSFRALKTQSPKKFNELVDFLAQLK from the coding sequence GTGGACCAGAGGCAGCGCGAGCAGTACCTCCGCGAATACGGGATCCAGAAGTCGAAGGGCAAGCCCTTCTTCCCGTACGCGATCCTGAAGGACGGCACGATGGCCTGCATCACGCTGGCCGTGATCATCCTGCTGGCCGTCATCCTCGGCGCGGAGATCGGCCCCAAGGCGGATCCCACCACCACCTCGTACGACCCGCGGCCTGAGTGGTACTTCTTCTTCCTCTTCGAGCTGCTGCGGGTGATCAAGCCGCCGGCGATCGTCTTCATCGCCACGATCGGCATCCCGACGGTCTGCATGGTGCTGCTGATCCTGCTGCCGTTCATCGACCGCAACCCGGAGCGTCATCCGGCGCGGCGCCCGATCGCCACGCTCACCGGCATCACCGTGATCGCGCTGATGGCGTACCTCACCGTGTCCGGCGCGTTAGCCGGCGCACCGGGGACGATCACCTTAAAGACACCACCGCAATACACGGCGGGCAAGCTGGTCGCCGCCGAATCGGGCTGTCAGGGCTGCCACAAGATCGGGGAGAACGGGAACCCAGGCCCGGGCCCGAACCTCACCCACATCGGCGCCCGCCTGCCGCGTAACGCCATTGCGCGCACGCTGGTGAACCCCACCACCCCGATGCCGTCGTTCAGGGCGCTCAAGACGCAGAGCCCCAAGAAGTTCAACGAGCTCGTCGACTTCCTCGCGCAGCTCAAGTAG
- the ubiE gene encoding bifunctional demethylmenaquinone methyltransferase/2-methoxy-6-polyprenyl-1,4-benzoquinol methylase UbiE, with protein sequence MTAPAPVDTRGRLAEPQVRAMFDRIARVYDLMNSVMTAGMHHRWRERAVDMAAVGPGDRALDVATGTGDLAIALERRVGPGGRVIGSDFSDQMLELARRKSSAVKFEWGNALELPYEDGSFDAVTVGFGARNFSDLAAGLREMARVARPGGRVVVLEITTPTRPPLSWFFRIWFDQMVPMLGRIAGDPDAYSYLPSSVRRFPGPEELAAELAQAGLEDIRWLLTAGGIIAIHAGRKP encoded by the coding sequence ATGACGGCCCCCGCGCCCGTGGACACGAGGGGCAGGCTCGCCGAGCCCCAGGTGCGCGCGATGTTCGACCGCATTGCGCGCGTCTATGACCTCATGAACTCTGTGATGACGGCGGGCATGCATCACCGCTGGCGCGAACGGGCGGTGGACATGGCCGCCGTGGGCCCGGGCGACCGCGCGCTCGACGTTGCCACCGGCACGGGCGACCTCGCGATCGCGCTGGAACGCAGGGTGGGGCCGGGCGGCCGGGTGATCGGGTCCGACTTCTCGGACCAGATGCTGGAGCTGGCGCGCCGCAAGAGCTCGGCCGTGAAGTTCGAATGGGGAAATGCGCTCGAGCTGCCGTACGAGGACGGATCCTTCGACGCGGTAACCGTCGGATTCGGCGCGCGGAACTTCTCAGATCTCGCCGCGGGATTGCGCGAAATGGCGCGAGTGGCCCGGCCGGGCGGCCGGGTAGTGGTGCTCGAGATCACCACGCCCACGCGCCCCCCGCTGTCGTGGTTCTTCAGGATCTGGTTCGATCAGATGGTGCCAATGCTCGGTCGCATAGCCGGAGACCCCGACGCATACTCGTATCTGCCCAGTTCCGTGCGCCGTTTTCCAGGCCCGGAGGAGCTGGCCGCGGAGCTCGCCCAGGCGGGGCTCGAGGACATCCGCTGGCTGCTCACGGCGGGCGGCATCATCGCGATCCACGCGGGACGGAAGCCGTGA